TGAAATAAACCACATACACTATTTATTCAGATATTAATAAGCAAACGCGAGATTATATTCTTTACTTAAGCAAAAATCAAATCAGAAAATAAGAACCAAATTCGACAACACCATGAATTCAAAAGGAAACGCAGCAATAATGCATGTATACGGCGAATCAGAACGGAAAATGCACGGAGAGATTTTTACGTACCGTAATCGATTCCAACACAAAGGGATTTATGAGATCGATGAATAAGGATGAAAAATCGAAGAAAATctcatattaaagctaaaacaCACGAGATCGTATCAAGAACGATATTGACGATATTGAAAGGAATAAGAAAATCAACGGGAAAACTTATCCGAAATTAACACGATAGGAAGGAAAGGTAAGAGCATAGGATTTCAGAGCGTTTTTGAGAgtgtgacggctagggtttgttttgtaaatagGGTCTGAATAggtgttaaaaaaaaaacctaaaaatatgaaaatagctAGTTTCCGTGCTGCTGCTGCAAATATGGAATTATAATACTACACAATTTGACAAAGGCTAAgattaaataagaaaatagCCCAATTAATAAGAAATGGGCCACAGCACATGGAAGACAAATTTATAAAGGAAAAATGggtttctttttgttttctttctgcatgcatggcaatatatataatttttaaataaaaatatgtataggctaaaataataatataagtcTAATACGAATTGAACCACGACCAAAATAATGAacgattcaaataaaattaagtaataataataataataataataataataataataataaattacttaaaatttgaCGGACtgcaaaaattaaagataaaaatttaaaaaaaaaaatttaaaaatacgggatattacaataaaACTTATATAAAAATAGATCGGGTCCCCCATGGAGGCGGgaatggggatccccatgggtGGAGACTTTATCccccgtcccctccccatcCCCGTGGATGGGGGGAAAATCTCCCCCCATCCCCTCCCCATCCCCGTGGATGGGGGGAAAATCTCCCCCCATCCCCGTACTAATGGGAAAAATTAATGGGCATTCCCCGCCCTATTAGGGGCGCGTTCCCATGGAGATCGGAGAATCCCCTCCCCATTGCCATTCCTACAGATACCTccaaactctttttttttaaatacttcATCATATGAGACCATACTTTGATTTGTCTCATTATTAAGATATTTTATTGCTTCTCTCTAGTGAACATTAAGtcacataataattaaaattattttactcaATTTTTCAATAAATGCTATAAATGGTAGACTTAAGCCTTCTCATTAattatgtataatttaaaaagtaaatttgatttttttttttataattaaagaggGGACTTGTGGGAGAAACTGAACACACGACCTTAGCAGTTTACTGTCCatgcttataatatttgagGCACAACTcgtttgaaatatttaataaatagataaaaaattcaaattaaattattgataGTATgacaaatcttttaattaaaattgataaaaacaataaatatttgattttctttaattattagGTCTTTTCATAAAAATAGTCATACacattttcaattttctttttgccctttctctttttttatttgtcttttttctTAACTAAAGCAACATCATGACCTATCAAGAAGGCAAACACAACACAACAAAGGGCATCAGCACATTAGTTATTCACTTGAgcttttcaaactttttaaaagagCTCTACTTTTCCATCACCAAATTGCAAATTAACCCTAATCAGTCTTTAAAAAttattggcttaatacataatttgGTGTTTGAATTTATACCCCCACCCACCTAACCTTCTATTTTTCAGTTTAACTTCTCtaacatttaaacttttaaattttacattttaacaTCTGAAGTAAAGAGTAACACACAAATACGATAATatggtaaaaaataataaatggaTTGTCATCTAATTTGATGAATTAAATTGAAAGATGAGAGATCAGGAGGATGAAATggtacaaaaaataaaaaaatatttttttaacaaaaactccataaaaaaaaaagaacattaaaatcaaactctatttttttagatagcaaatttttatttttgctttaaaactataaattagtatttttatttatagagttagttttatttgtgtagttggtttttattttttttcatatacaaaataaaactaaaacttAAATTCAGTaagtttgttatttatttttattttaatattataattataattttatattttaatatattgatttatttttgaattctaattgtttcttctttatttttaaatgggtGAATAATtgctttatttaaattttaaaaatattttatttaaaaaattaaaagctcaCTAACTAAATATGAAATAGAgagttattgttttaattttcttaataaaagaatatgtcgtataatttttttgaaaaattagaatGTCAAAGTCTCAAAGAAATTAAAGTGAACGATGGGGTTATATAGGTAAACGGGTCTACGTATTAATTTTATGGCACATCAGCTTAAAATACCCATCCACTCTCCTCTTTTGATTTGTAACAGAATGGTTGTTCTAACTAGACAAaaaaagccaaacaattattaaaatgacaattttgaaagttaaaaagataaaatttagaaGTTTGAATGTTGAATAGGCTAATCTGAAAGTTACAAATTTAGATAATGAAACATTACAAATTTAGGTCTCATTTGATTAGGGACAAATTTACTAAGAAAGTTTAACTTCTcgggaaataatatttttttctcatttaattCACTTTTGCTAATTTATTTCCCGGAAAGTTAAGAGGCTGCTTTCCTTTTAACTAGGAAAATGACTTTCTTAATAAAAACTAAGTAAGTTCATAttctctaattaaattaatcaaaatactATTCTATTTCTACAtttaattagccaatttagttaTTAACAGTAATattgtctttaaattttaattaattagaaataaatgTAACTTTTCGGGAAGTTATTAAGTGAACCAAgcaatgaaaatattaatattaacttCCTCAGTAATTAACTTCCCGGGAAATATGCTTCCCggaaattgtatatttttgaaccaagtgaaacctttggattcaAATAATGTATTCAGCTCTAAATTATTCACTATTAGAGCATCTTTGGGGAtgatctttaaaataaaaaacattttttataaaatatagagttatatttataattttaatccaatagattttaatattattttttttatattttattttaataaataataataataatgatgatATTAAATaggcctaatatcttaaaaaaaaaacgaccTTATCAATCCTACCCTAACGTagcaaacttgtcaattttaccctatttcgcattttattatttcaattgtaccctgaaatattaaattgacgtcttttttatttgaaaaaaaattcaaaaactttCTCAAtgtatagcatatattaattgtacatgtttaaaatttaattagatttatttaaattaattaagtatttaaattagttttaatttgattaaagtttttagttagtttttaaaaataaaggacttatttgtacttttttgaatggaaacgaatttaattttatctttaaacatggTTAATTGAATTGTTTCATCATTTaggtaaaaaaattgacaaaaaaaaaatgtggtataattgaaattaatgataaaatgcgaaataggataaaattgacaagttcaTTAGAGTAGAATCGAAAAGAGGCTATAAGGTCGagttttttttaaggcattagacctattaaatattagtaatattaatttaattgattttttaatattaactttatattttgttttgtttttataaataaaaaaataaaaaaaatattactccctccgtcccaaattgataggcactatCTTGAATTTATTTGCCTCCAATTATAGACAGTAATTTATTACTTGAATGCTTGAATTACATATATATCCTCATTAATTGCAATATATTACATAAAAAGAGAGCAAATTCCACTAAAAAATAAAGCCAACACTGCATTAAATAAGGCCAAATATGTTATAAAATTACTCATTTTACATAAATGTGCTAAATTTTTGGTctaaactgcctatcaatttgggacggagggagtaataatttaaatttatttatttattcagtttttataCTGAAAGAaaagatataatattttaaaataaaaattactaacctaaatttaaaaaatagaaaatttattggACTTATAATTTATTGTctaattttttaagttaaaaaatttgataattttaaagatTTCATTAGAGATGCTCTCTTAGCTATTATAGgagtttatcaattttttttggtacagggtGCATGAAGTTTTCTGAACGGATCTTAACTATGAGACGGCACCTTTAAACCTTTTACATTCAAACTAATCTTCATTCGAGCCGtgtaggtcccttgcgggaggcaGATTCTGGTCCCAAGTTTTAAATGACTatatacatgagtacggttcgaacccgcgattTCATTTAAGTCAGAAAAGCGCTTTACCAACTCATATGCGCTTAGagtttatcattttaaattgGCTTAAACGAGTGATACTAGTGATGCTGGAACTCTATAAATGTAAACAAACAGTAAAATGATCCTTAATGACGAAAAAAACCTATAAAGTGCTGTCTCTTCCCGACTTCTTCCTTCCCACCATTTCTGCAACTACTTACACATTGATCTCTCCAATTTCTCTCTCTTCAACCCTATTCTTGTTGGTTTCTTGAATTATAATTGAAGTTTTTATCGTATGATTATAACATattgaaagaaatgaaatgtAAACAGGTCACGACGTCTCGTTCTTCAAAGACCCAACCAGAGGTAACTTTTTTATCTCTCTCTTTCATTACTCTTATCTTTTTCAGCTTTTTAAACTCTGGGTTTTGTTTACTTTTTCAAATCCAAGAAATGGGTATGGTTTTTTAAAGTAGTTGGGCTGAAAGATTTTGGTGTTGCAGCTGTTTTGGCCAAGAATTGTAGTTCGTAAATGGTTGAATATCAACCATAAGGAATCTGATTTCGGTGCTGACACTGAATCTGATGGGGATAGTGATGATACTGACTCTGATTCTGCTTCTGATACCGAAGGTACCTACGcaccattttctttttttaagaaTTGAACTCACGATTTAACAGCgcaaaaataatttcttttcttttttcttcttctgaaTATCTCAAAAATGTCCAACAAGTTCTTGTTTGTGTGACAGAATCCGCAGTGTGTAGGAGAAAGTATAGAGGGAGGAACACAGTTATTGATCCCAGCAATGGTAATTATTCTTTCCATTTAATTAATTCTTGGAGCTGATCACTTTGTTCTTGTATTTGCTAGTTTCTGTTCAACATCTTTTGATTTAGAATTTGGGAGTGTGATCCTTTGTTACATCAAAACGCAATCTTCAAGTCTATTAGAGGACAACAGTGATTAGGGAGGGTAGAGATCCACttctacttaaaaaaaaaaaaaattgacattatTATTCTTTATTAAAAGTTAGGCCAAATGTACTGTTGGATCCtcatatttggttcgattttaaaTTTAGACCATCAGTAATTTATAACATAAGTGGActgcagaaaaaaaaaagataaacaataaaatgtgaaacacgCATGTTCAAGTTTAAGTGCATAAAATGAATTTATCATAAACAAAGACGAaatgcatatttatattatggaaaaattcttatgtagactcgatctaccacgtcattcgtaaactaacctatcatattatgacacgtcattaaaatgatggcaatcttataaattcgttttttacttatttgcacctttgaatagtaatattacaagattgccatcattttaatgatgtgccATAATGTGATAGTTTTGGTCTACGGATAatgtggtagaccgagtctacctaagaatttctcttatATTATGAACTTTATTTGGTTATTTATacaattacattttatttttattatatttatacacatttttaaatattttcaattgGTCATCATCGCTTGTTGGATATTTCTTTTATTAGGTTATGAActtcaaataaaagaaataaatcggtagaattttttttcttatgattaattagtttaaatatttatttaagggttaatatcataaaaattcacgaactttacatgttttttcaatttaatcacgttctttaaaacttctcataaacatacaccaactttcatttttttccaaattcatacacggtgttgaCGTGTCACTCAgtcattggttaaaaatgacttacacctcagcaaattgcaccaatgaatgagtgacacatcagcaccgtgtatgaatttgggaaaaaatgaaagttggtgtatgtttatgagaagttttaaaaaacgtgattaaattgagaaaacatgtaaagtttgcacatttttatgacattaccccttTATTTAATATGGAACAACTAACTTAAAGTAGGTCTatctctgataaaaaaaaaaagtatagttgcaacattttattttgagaTATTTTAGCTGCAAATAAGTATCCTACACAGAATTAAGGAGTTTTCCTCACTGAAAAGAAAATTACAGTGAATTAGGAGTGTGGTTAAGAAggacaattataaaatattaaagataaaagtAAAGAATTGTTTTGattgttaagaaacaaaaataagcattttgaataaaaaaatactaaagaTATTTGTAAAGTAGAAAAACATAAATGGAGTTCAATTATCAACAAGTGTATTGCAAATTACTCCAGCTATGAGCTGATTGTTAATGGAATTAGTGGCTAGTACATTGCCACATCTTAAATCTGTTTTGGAttggattaaattatttaatgaattcTTCAAAACCTAGATAGGAATTCCCTTGTTGGTTTGTTGATGcgatttgatttgaattttgtagtagtaattattttattgaaattgtaATGTCGTGCTACATAGTTTGTCGGTTCAAACCCTACattaaattaatgaataaagggtcaacCAACACTCTGAATTTGTGACACGAGGTCatttaacccaatttatacttttttgagcaattaaccccaaaactctttatttttgggtcaaataaccccataattgtatttttaaaacacgtaaaatacaaattggaGGTGAGTggtgtaaaaaagtaaataaatattttcctaattattgtgatataattatcctaaatctattttttgaaataaaaatataaattatggggttatttgacccaaaaatgaagagttttggatTACTTGCTCAAagaagtataaattgggttagatgaacCCGTATTCCAAATTCAGGGGGCACGTTGACCCtttattcttaaattaattcttCCATAGCCTCTGAGTTGATCAACCAAAAAAACAGATAGTCAAATATGTTCCAAATTCTactaaattattgtaatttcGAATGCCAATTACTAAAATCTTTAGGGGCCATTTGGTATCGCAAAACTTGACatccaaataaattttaattttattcaattctttttactaatcaaataaattttaattattttttaaaacatataaatttgaatgttttaattgcaaaattaattttatctatcaatcattataataaaaatattaaaaataatttcaacagTACTCGTAATGAAATCTAAGAAGAAAAtagtcttttttttaaaaacatctcTAATTCAAAATACTAATACCGTGTGAAATTCACCTAACAGTTTGCTATTCAAcaattatatcatttgagttatagctcattgtACATTATTTTAGTGCTATTGTAGCATTTTACTTTAACCTATCATTTTATcttttacattaaatttttatttttttacattcaatactattatatataaatatttaccactttatacctatatttgtatttttgaacACATACATTTTCATTTATTACTATATCTtaatattaactaaataatactaaattaattttttaattatataattgattttatatttaattagaaattaaaattataacaattaaaaaataaaaaataaaaattacatttaaatattagtaataaaagaatataattcaaatattaaaatatattatatttattgattatatcaaattgctaaaaatttaattattatttaatatacataggaataaattgaatattcaaaAAGTCAACAatataagttataattaaaaataaacaaaataattaatcaaaagaATATGAATagtgtatattaaaaaattgctATCCATAAACAAGATAGGTTTGTGTTTAAAGATGGGTGAAAtggtttttaactttttagacTATCTTAGTGTTGGGTTGGAGTTGGTCTTAGGGAGGTGGGCTATGTTGTATGCACTATGCAGGAGAATGGAGGCCCAAAAGACCTGGTCTGTAAGGGGCATTTCGTCGAACCAGTGATGAGCATCATGAACCAGGCCGCGTTTTCCATAAACATCTTATAGAGTGTTGGGAAGAGGTTTGATATCTTGAACGTTCGATCAGTTTGATGATTTGGGCATGGAGTTTTTTGGCAGTTAAAGTAATGTGTGGGGCTCACTGGCTCCTGTCTAATAGTTGAGTTGGTGGAGACACTCATAGATTTGCATGCATTAAGCTTACGAGATTTGCATGCATTCGCCCCTCCTGGTTCTGCCCCTGCTCAGTACTGAAGTGTGGTCATATAGTTTCAGTTgataattgttttcattttttacttACTTCAGATGCTCTTCCAATATTAAGGAGACGAAAATCAGAAACCTTAAGGAAACATTATATCAGCACCAAGGAATTCAGGTATGCTACATTTTACTTGTATTGGCTTCTGACTGGTATAATTTATTCAGTTTTCTTTACACCAATGACATAGACATGTTTCTTTCAGATCTCAGTGATTGAGATTTAAGCATTTAAAACTTTGACATATTTATTTTTGCAGAATATGCGTCGGTACGTGGAATGTTGGAGGAAAACTTCCACCTGACGACCTAGATATTGATGACTGGATTGATATCAATGACCCTGCTGACATCTATGTTTTCGGGTGAGTGTTTCGTTGTATTTTTACAGCTTGGTAACagaactttaaatttttcatttagaTAACGGGAGGTGACTTAGTTAAAAAGTCAGTATCcattttgaattaaaatgtAGATTGATAACCTTTTAGATTTTATAATATGACGAATATTCTATTTCCATCGTTCACGTACGAAGAAATACACTTGTGAGTCCATTTTATTAACATTGGAAAAGGCTTTATTTTTGCAGTCTTCAGGAAATTGTACCATTGAATGCTGGGAACATATTTGGTGCTGAAGATAACCGTCCGGTTCCTAAGTGGGAAAATATTATCCGTGATACATTAAATAGAATTCGACCTAGAAGGTCTAAGGTTAAATGCTATAGTGATCCTTTATCTCCATCAAAGTTTAAGCCGTCTGATGACATGCCAGATATTGAAGAGGAGATATTATATGAGAGTGACAGCGAAATTGGAGAAGAAATTATTCCATTGGATGATGAACTCGACTGTTTTGATGAAGTTGATAATAGTTATAAATTAGGTATCCCTATAATAGTTGAAGCAGCCGCAAGTCAATTAACCAAATTACTTAGTAGTACTGAAAGGAGAATCGGTTTGACCTGGCCAGAGCCCCCATTAGACTTGCTATCTCGGCATGTTTTACAGAGACAAGCTTCAGTGAAATCTGTTAAAGAAACGAAGTCTCTGAAAGTAAGCAAGTCCTTCGGAGGATATAATTCTTTGAAGTTGGTCTCAGATGATGTGCAATCAGGATTAGCATTTCTTGCTGAACTTGACCTTGAAGCTCTTATGAAACGGAAAGGAAAATCATCGTATGTGCGGATAATAAGCAAGCAGATGGTAGGGATTTTTCTCTCAATTTGGGTTCGTAGAAGCTTGCGTAAGCATATCCACAACTTAAAGGTCTCTACCGTTGGTGTTGGTGTCATGGGCTACATTGGTAACAAGGTAAGTTCCATAAGCTAGTTTTACTTCTAAGTTTTATCATCattcatttttaatgttttgattgtttttacattttgtcatttttaatgATATCTAATTGTGCATTTGACAAAACTAACCTCATTACCCTAGTCATTTTTCGATCACTAGACTACTAATAGtgccaaaaataatttttcaatttgctGATATGGTTTGCTATATTATTATTGGATTAGGAAAATTTATCATTTACGcactataattattattttttgaatatgaCAGCATAGTTTAAGCCAATATGGAGTTTAATTTT
This region of Mercurialis annua linkage group LG1-X, ddMerAnnu1.2, whole genome shotgun sequence genomic DNA includes:
- the LOC130014491 gene encoding type IV inositol polyphosphate 5-phosphatase 3 isoform X1, translated to MKCKQVTTSRSSKTQPELFWPRIVVRKWLNINHKESDFGADTESDGDSDDTDSDSASDTEVLVCVTESAVCRRKYRGRNTVIDPSNDALPILRRRKSETLRKHYISTKEFRICVGTWNVGGKLPPDDLDIDDWIDINDPADIYVFGLQEIVPLNAGNIFGAEDNRPVPKWENIIRDTLNRIRPRRSKVKCYSDPLSPSKFKPSDDMPDIEEEILYESDSEIGEEIIPLDDELDCFDEVDNSYKLGIPIIVEAAASQLTKLLSSTERRIGLTWPEPPLDLLSRHVLQRQASVKSVKETKSLKVSKSFGGYNSLKLVSDDVQSGLAFLAELDLEALMKRKGKSSYVRIISKQMVGIFLSIWVRRSLRKHIHNLKVSTVGVGVMGYIGNKGAVSVSMSIYQTPFCFICTHLTSGEKDGDELKRNCVVHEIHKRTQFHKLSAIGLPKGIFDHERIIWLGDLNYRINLSYAKTCEMISRKQWSKLVERDQLVRELRKGRAFDGWTEGLLNFPPTYKYEMNSNKYCGSDPKAGRRVPAWCDRILSYGKGMKLLNYRRTELKLSDHRPVTATYMAEAEVFSPKKLQRALAYTDAEIQNEEVVEASIAVGMSRLKLKQAFRSEAGFLSVGAIRE
- the LOC130014491 gene encoding type IV inositol polyphosphate 5-phosphatase 3 isoform X3, with the translated sequence MKCKQVTTSRSSKTQPELFWPRIVVRKWLNINHKESDFGADTESDGDSDDTDSDSASDTEVLVCVTESAVCRRKYRGRNTVIDPSNDALPILRRRKSETLRKHYISTKEFRICVGTWNVGGKLPPDDLDIDDWIDINDPADIYVFGLQEIVPLNAGNIFGAEDNRPVPKWENIIRDTLNRIRPRRSKVKCYSDPLSPSKFKPSDDMPDIEEEILYESDSEIGEEIIPLDDELDCFDEVDNSYKLGIPIIVEAAASQLTKLLSSTERRIGLTWPEPPLDLLSRHVLQRQASVKSVKETKSLKVSKSFGGYNSLKLVSDDVQSGLAFLAELDLEALMKRKGKSSYVRIISKQMVGIFLSIWVRRSLRKHIHNLKVSTVGVGVMGYIGNKGAVSVSMSIYQTPFCFICTHLTSGEKDGDELKRNCVVHEIHKRTQFHKLSAIGLPKGIFDHERIIWLGDLNYRINLSYAKTCEMISRKQWSKLVERDQLVRELRKGRAFDGWTEGLLNFPPTYKYEMNSNKYCGSDPKAGRRVPAWCDRILSYGKGMKLLNYRRTELKLSDHRPVTATYMAEAEVFSPKKLQRALAYTDAEIQNEEVVEASIAVGMSRLKLKQQDFCPWER
- the LOC130014491 gene encoding type IV inositol polyphosphate 5-phosphatase 3 isoform X4, producing MKCKQVTTSRSSKTQPELFWPRIVVRKWLNINHKESDFGADTESDGDSDDTDSDSASDTEVLVCVTESAVCRRKYRGRNTVIDPSNDALPILRRRKSETLRKHYISTKEFRICVGTWNVGGKLPPDDLDIDDWIDINDPADIYVFGLQEIVPLNAGNIFGAEDNRPVPKWENIIRDTLNRIRPRRSKVKCYSDPLSPSKFKPSDDMPDIEEEILYESDSEIGEEIIPLDDELDCFDEVDNSYKLGIPIIVEAAASQLTKLLSSTERRIGLTWPEPPLDLLSRHVLQRQASVKSVKETKSLKVSKSFGGYNSLKLVSDDVQSGLAFLAELDLEALMKRKGKSSYVRIISKQMVGIFLSIWVRRSLRKHIHNLKVSTVGVGVMGYIGNKGAVSVSMSIYQTPFCFICTHLTSGEKDGDELKRNCVVHEIHKRTQFHKLSAIGLPKGIFDHERIIWLGDLNYRINLSYAKTCEMISRKQWSKLVERDQLVRELRKGRAFDGWTEGLLNFPPTYKYEMNSNKYCGSDPKAGRRVPAWCDRILSYGKGMKLLNYRRTELKLSDHRPVTATYMAEAEVFSPKKLQRALAYTDAEIQNEEVVEASIAVGMSRLKLKQDFCPWER
- the LOC130014491 gene encoding type IV inositol polyphosphate 5-phosphatase 3 isoform X2, translating into MKCKQVTTSRSSKTQPELFWPRIVVRKWLNINHKESDFGADTESDGDSDDTDSDSASDTEESAVCRRKYRGRNTVIDPSNDALPILRRRKSETLRKHYISTKEFRICVGTWNVGGKLPPDDLDIDDWIDINDPADIYVFGLQEIVPLNAGNIFGAEDNRPVPKWENIIRDTLNRIRPRRSKVKCYSDPLSPSKFKPSDDMPDIEEEILYESDSEIGEEIIPLDDELDCFDEVDNSYKLGIPIIVEAAASQLTKLLSSTERRIGLTWPEPPLDLLSRHVLQRQASVKSVKETKSLKVSKSFGGYNSLKLVSDDVQSGLAFLAELDLEALMKRKGKSSYVRIISKQMVGIFLSIWVRRSLRKHIHNLKVSTVGVGVMGYIGNKGAVSVSMSIYQTPFCFICTHLTSGEKDGDELKRNCVVHEIHKRTQFHKLSAIGLPKGIFDHERIIWLGDLNYRINLSYAKTCEMISRKQWSKLVERDQLVRELRKGRAFDGWTEGLLNFPPTYKYEMNSNKYCGSDPKAGRRVPAWCDRILSYGKGMKLLNYRRTELKLSDHRPVTATYMAEAEVFSPKKLQRALAYTDAEIQNEEVVEASIAVGMSRLKLKQAFRSEAGFLSVGAIRE